The segment TCGCAGAATCGCTCCGCCTGCGCCTCTGGGATCGTCTGGATGCTGCATCGCTGGCGGCCCTCGCCTGCTGCCTCGTCTTCGAGCCACGCCGCGAGGACGGCCGTGAGAACGCCCTCCCGAGGGGTGCGTTCCGTCCGGTCTTCGCCGAGACGCTCACGCTCTGGCAGCGTCTGGACGACCTCGAGCGCGAGCATCACCTGCCGGGGTCGGAACCGCCCGCGGGTGGACTGGCGCTGGCCATGCACACCTGGGCGCGCGGCGGGATGCTCGACCGCGTGCTGGAGGAGGCCGACATGGCCGCGGGCGACTTCGTGCGCTGGGCGAAGCAGACCATCGACCTGCTGGACCAGCTCTCGATCGTCGCCGACACCGATGTGGGACGGACCGCGCGCGCGGCGCTGGATGCGGTCCGGCGCGGCATCGTCGCGCATTCGTCCGTATGAGCGCACTGTCCGCCGCGCGCGGAATGCCACGTCCGCTCCTCCCGCTCTGGGCGGCGGCGCTCACCGCCGCGGTGGCCGGACCGACCCTCGATCTGGCTTTCCCCGACGTGGGGTGGTGGCCGTTCGCGTTCGTCGGAGTGGCCTTCGCCCTGGTGTCGCTCATCGGCCGGAGCATCGGCGGTGCAGTCCTGGTCGGCTTCGTCTTCGGCGCCTCGTTCCACCTCATCCACATCCTCTGGATCACCCGTTACCTCGGGCCGATCCCCTGGCTGGCGCTTTCGGGCCTGCAGGCGATCCTCATGGGACTCGGCGCTGTCCCGATCGCGCTCGCCTACCGGTGGCTGCCGCGGGCCATGCCCGCGCGCGCGGCACAGCTGACCGCTCTGCCGCTCCTCGTCGGCGGACTGTGGACCGCCCGCGAGCTGTTCATGGGGTCGTGGCCCTACACCGGGTTCCCGTGGGCCAGGATCGGGATGAGCCAGTCCGAGAGCCCGCTGGCGGACATCGCCTCCTGGACGGGCGTCGCGGGGCTGACCTTCCTCATGGTGGTCGCCACCGCCGCGATCATCGAGTGGCTGCGTGCCGGTCGCCTGCGTGATCTGCGCACCGCACTTCCCACGGTCGCAGCCGTGGTGCTCCTCGTGGCGGTCCCTGCGTTCCCGACCACCCCGTCGGGTGACCTGCGTGTCGGCGCGGTGCAGGGCAACGGTCCCTCGGCGTACTTCGATGAACGCGCCCAGTACGCGATCCTGAACGCCCAGCTCGAAGCCACCGCGCCGCTCGCGGGGGAGGATCTCGATCTGCTCGTGTGGCCGGAGGGCGGGATCGACTACGACCCGCTGCAGGACGGCACGACCGCGGCGACCCTCGACGCCCTCGCCGAGCAGTTCGGCGCACCGCTGCTGATCAACGCCGCCACCGACCGTGGCGAGCTGACGTTCAACACCTCGATGCTCTGGGAGGCGGGCGCGGACAATCCCGTGGCGTTCCATGACAAGCGCAACCCGGTCCCGATGGGGGAGTACGTCCCGGACCGGTGGTTCTTCGAACGGATCGTGCCCGACCTCGTGGGTCTCATCCAGCGCGAGTACACGCCGGGTGACAACCCGCCTTTCGTCGACGTCGACGGCGTGGGAGTGGGGCTGGCGATCTGCTTCGACGTCATCTACGACGCCGTCATGTGGGAGGGTGCGCGCGAGGGCGCAGAGCTGTACGTCTTCCAGACGAACAATGCCGACTTCCGCGATACCGACGAGAACCTGCAGCAGCTCGCGTTCGCGCGGATGCGGGCGATCGAGACCGGCCGCTCCGTGGTGAACCTCTCCACGGTCGGGACGAGCCAGGTGATCGCTCCCGACGGCACGACCCTTGACAGTCTGCCGGCGGGAACCGCGGGGCAGATGCTCGCCGACGTGCCGCTGCGTACCGGTCTCACGCCTGCCGTGCTCATCGGCCCCGCGGTGCAGGTGCTCCTCGGCTGGGGGAGTCTCCTGGCCGTCGCCGTGATCGGCATCGCGCTGCGAGTTCGCGGGCGCACGAAGACGCCGGCCTCCGAAGAGACCGGCGTCGACAGGGACGTCAGAGCCTGATCAGGCGCTGAGCTTGCCCTTCGAGGTGTCGTCGGCTGCACCGCGGCGAGCACGGACGAAGGCGAGACGCTCCTCCAGCAGCTCTTCGAGCTCGGGGATCGTTCGCCTCTCCAGAAGCATGTCCCAGTGGGTGCGGGGCGCCTTCTCGTCGCTGTGATCGACCGTCGCCGTGCCCTCGCCGATGCGCAGGAGAGCCTCGGAGCCGCAGGTGCGGCATTCCCAGGCCTGGGGCACCTCGGCGTCGGCCGCGAATGTCAGTGTGGTGTCACGTCCGCAGGACGTGCAGGAATAGATGTGCTGTACGCGTTCATGGAACACGACGCCCTCTTCGCTCTGTAGGCTCTGGGCGCCGAGTCGGATGCCGCGAAGACTGCGGTCTGCCATTGTGTGGTCCTTCCGTCGCTGATCAGGTATAACGCCCCCGCCTGGGCGGATCATCCGAAGCACGGGTGCGGGAGCGGCTTTCACAGCCGATGCTCAGGCCCTCGCGCCTTCGGATCAGGACGCGTGGCGGGCCGCGAGAGGGAGCGCGACGTCGGCGCGATCCGTGACGAGTCCATCCACGCCGGCAAGGAGGAGCCGCTCCATGTCGGAGGGATCGTTCACCGTCCAGACGTGGACCTCGACGCCGTGCCGATGGGCGTTCTCGATGAGGCGCGGAGTGACGATCGGTACGCGACCGCGTCGCTCGGGCACCTGAAGGGCATCGACGTCGGAGAGGAGTCGCGAGACGGCCCGGCGGACCCGAAACCCTGACGCGAGCAGGAGACGGGTGATGGTCTGTGTGCCGGCCGAGGTCGCCGGTCGGATCGGGGCGCCGGCATCCGCGGCCGCTGCAAGGGCGGCGCGGCGACGTTCGTCCGAGAAGCTCGTCAGAAGCACACGATCGGCGTACGGTGCGACGGCGCGACCGACCGCTTCCGCGGCTGCGGGCGCCTTGACGTCGAGGTTGAATCGCACCGTGGGGAACGACTCCAGGGCCTGATCGAGGGTGAGCAGACCCCCCAGCCCGGCCATGAGCTCTGACAGCTCAGCAAGCGTCACGGCGGCGATCGCGCGTGGATCACCCGCAATGCGCTGCAGATCGTCGTCGTGGAAGAGCACCACTTCGCCGTCGAGCGTCACGTGACAATCGGACTCGACATAGGTTGCTCCCGCGGCGTGCGCGGCCGCGACGGCGGCGAAGGAATTCTCGACGAGATCCGTGGATCCCTCGGGCACGAGTCCGCGGTGGGCGAGCACGCGAGGCGCATCCGACGCCTGGAACCACGGATGCTGCGGGTCAGGCAGGGTCGCCCTCGCCCTCGGTCGGGGTCGGGCTCGGGGCCGGGCGCGGGGCGGTGCCGTCGCCACGGACCGCACCCGGTGTGGTGGACCGGGCCTCGTTGGCGATGGCATCCGCGTCCGATGCCGCCTCGCGCGCAGCCGCCACGGCGGCATCCGACGCGGCCGAGTACTCGGCACGGCGTGCCGCCGTCGCGGGGCGCCGCGCACTGCCGGGCGTCGTCGTCGGTCCGCCTTCGTCGCGCCCGCCGAGCGCGTTGCCGATGCCCTTGAGCGCCTCGGTCAGTTCGCTCGGGATGATCCAGAGCTTGTTCGACGGGCTCTCGCTGATCTTGGGCAGGGTCTGCAGGTACTGGTAGGCCAGCAGCTTGTCGTCCGGCTCACCCGCGTGGATGGCGCCGAAGACCATCTCAATGGCTTCCGCCTCGCCCTGCGCGCGCAGCACCGCCGCCTGCTTGTCTCCCTCGGCGCGGAGGATCTCGGCCTGGCGCCGACCCTCGGCCTCGAGGATCTGAGACTGCTTCGTGCCCTCCGCGGTCAGGATCGCGGCGCGCCGGTCGCGCTCGGCGCGCATCTGCTTCTCCATCGAGTCCTGGATCGAGGTCGGCGGGTCGATGGCCTTCAGCTCGACGCGCGACACCCGCAGGCCCCACTTGCCGGTGGCCTCGTCGAGCACCACGCGGAGCTGGCCGTTGATGTTGTCACGGCTCGTGAGCGCCTCTTCGAGGTTGAGCCCACCGACCACGTTGCGAAGCGTCGTGGTCGTCAACTGCTCCACCGCGCTGAGGTAGTTGGCGATCTCGTAGGTCGCCGCGCGGGCGTCGTTCACCTGGAAGTACACGACGGTGTCGATCGACACCACCAGGTTGTCCTCGGTGATGACCGGCTGCGGCGGAAAGGACACCACCTGTTCGCGCATGTCGACCAGCGGGCGGAGCCGATCGACGAACGGGACGAGGATGTTCAGCCCGGGCGAAAGCGTCCGCTGATATCGCCCGAGTCGCTCGACGATCCCGGCGTAAGCCTGCGGGATGATCCGGATCGAACGGAACAGCACCACCACCACGAAGATCGCCAGGACGACGAGCAGGACGATGACGAAGATCTGGCCGATGAAGGCGCCGGGGTCGATCACGGGGTGCTTCCTTCCGTTGAGGCGGGAGTGGCGGGCGCGGCGGGGCTGACCTCGACGGTGGCACCCAGAACGCGGTCGACGGTGACGCGCACGCCGACACCGGCGTTCACGGCACCGGCGGCCAGGCGAGCAGTCCAGGTCTCACCGTTGTCCAGGCGCACGGAGCCCCCCTCGCCGTCGACGAATGCGGCGACGACCCGTCCGCCCATGCCGTAGAGGGCATCGACGTTGGTCCTCGCCGGTTCGCCGCGATGGAGGAGCTTCAGCAGCAACGGCCGGATGGTGAACAGCAGAAGGGCCGAGATCGCTGCGGCCGCGGCGATCTGCAGCCACCACGGGCCACCGAGAAGGTTCACGCCGAGGCCGCCGATGAGGCTCCCGGCGCCGATCATGAGGAAGGTGAACTCGAGCGTGAGCAGCTCGATGATGATGAAGACCCCCGCGAGCACCAACCACACGATCCAGAGGTATTGCGTGAGATCCGGCAGCATCGCGGCTCCTCCTCGGCCTTGACCGCCACCCTAACACCGCAGTCGGAGGGGTCGGCGTTGATAGGGTTCAGGGGGCCGGACGGCCTTGCCGCGGCATCCGCGGTGCGTCATCACAGGAGTCGCCACATATGTCTCAGACCCTTGCTCCCGGATCGCTGGCAGGCAAGACCGCCCTCGTGACGGGATCCTCCCGTGGCATCGGGGCCGACACCGCCCGCTATCTCGCCGAAGCCGGAGCCGATGTCGTGATCAATTACCGCAACAAGGCGCCGCGGGCCGAGAAGCTCGCCGCGCAGCTGCGCGACCTCGGTGTGCGGGTGCTCGTGGTCGGAGCCGATCTCACCGACCCTGCCTCCGTGCAGGCGATGTTCGCCGAGGTCGAGCGCGAGTTCGGCCGGCTGGATGTCCTGGTGCTCAATGCCTCGGGCGGCATGGAGGCCGGCATGGCGGAAGACTATGCGCTCCGCCTCAACCGCGATGCCCAGGTGTCGGTCCTGGAGACCGCGATGCCCCTCCTCGGTGCGGGCGCCCGTGTCGTCTTCGTCACCAGCCATCAGGCGCACTTCATCCGCACGACGCCGACCATGCCCGAGTACGAGCCGGTCGCGCTGTCCAAGCGCGCGGGCGAGGACGCCCTGCGGGAGCGCATCCCGCTGCTCACGGAGCGCGGCGTGGAGTTCGTCGTCGTGTCCGGCGACATGATCGAGGGCACCATCACGGCCACGCTCCTCGAGCGGGCGAACCCCGGGGCGATCGCCTCGCGACGCGAGTCAGCGGGACGGCTCTACAACGTCTCGGAGTTCGCTGCAGAGGTGGCCCGGGCTGCCGTCGATCCGATCCCCGACGACAACACCCGGCTCGTCGGCGACACCGGGTCGTTCGCGGGGGAGTGAGTCGTGGGCCCCACCGACATCCAGAAGCTTCTCGGGGTCGGGCGGCCCGCGCTCTCGTCCCGCGGCGAGTTCGCGGTCTTCTCCGTCAGTCGCCCCGACCTTCCCGCCAACAGGATGGTGGGCCAGCTGTGGCGGATCGATCTGCCGGACGGTGCTCCTCGCCGGCTCACCCGCGGAGTCCTCGACACCGCCCCGGCGCTTTCGCCCGACGACACGCGTGTGGCGTTCCTGCGGCCCGATGCCCGCGGTCGCTCACAGGTGTTCGTGATCGCCGCACCCGGTGGTGAGCCGGTACAGGCCACCGACGCCCCGCTCGGGGTCGGCGAGGTCGTCTGGACGCAGGACGGGCGCTCGTTGGTCTATACCGCCCGGATGCCCGAGGTGGGGCGATACGGCACGGTGGAAGGACTGGGTGCCACGGCCGAAGCTCCCCGCCGGATCACCGGAGTCCGCTGGAACGCCAACGGTCTCGGCTACCTCGCCGACCGGCCCGCGCAGATCTTCGTGATCGCGGCGCCCGAGGTCGACAGCGAGCCGTTCTACGAGCCCGCACCCGCCGTGCGCGACGATGACGAGGCACCGCGCCGGACCGTGATCGGCGCGACCCCGCGTGCGCTCACGGAGGGTCAGCTCAGCTGGTCGACCCTCGCGGTGGCAGGCGAGGAGGTGCTGGCCGTTCCCGATCTGATCGAAGCCGACCGTCGGGACCTGCGCACCCCGATCGTTGCGCATCACCTCGACGGCTCCGGCCGCCGCGAGGCTCTCGGAACCGGTGCGAACCTGTCGGTGACGGGCCTCGCCGTCGCGGACGACGGCGCCGTGGCCGCCCTGGCCTCCGACGTGGGGACCTCGGGGACGGACTTCGTGGCCCCCGGCACGGCGCTGTACGTGATCGGCGAGGGGGAGGCCCGCGTCCTCACGGATCCCGAGACGATCGATCTCGGCGAGGTCGGAAGCCACGTCACCCCCATCGGCGACGACTTCCTCGTGCAGGATCGGCGCCGGGGACGCGTCCGGCTCCTTCGGGTCGCGCGCGACGGGTCGGCCGCCACGGTCATCGGCGGCGACCGCGAGGTGCTCGGTCACGCGGCATCCGGTTCGACCGTGGTCGCCGCGGTCGCCACGCCGGACTCGTTCGGCGAGATGGTCCTGGCCGGAGCCGGCGAACCTCGGATGCTGACCGCGTTCGGCGCGGCCGCTGCCGCGACGGGAATAGTGGAACCGCGCGAGCTCACCGTCCGCGGACGGGACGGCTACCCGGTGCACGGCTGGGTCGCCCGGCCCGCCGGGGACGGGCCGTTCCCCGTCATCCTGCAGATCCACGGCGGGCCGTACGCCAGCTACGGCATCCATCTCTTCGACGAGACCCAGGTCCTCGTCGACGCGGGCTACGCGGTGGTCTACTGCAACCCGCGGGGATCGGCCGGGTACGGCCGCGCGCACGGGCGCGCCATCCGGCAGGCGATGGGCACGCTCGACCATCACGACGTCATCGACTTCCTCGACGGCGCGCTGGAGTCCGACACCACCCTCGATCCGCGTCGGCTGGGCATCATGGGTGGCTCGTACGGCGGTTACCTCACCGCGTGGATCATCGCGCACGACCACAGATTCCGCGGAGCGATCGTCGAGCGCGGGTTCCTCGAGCCGACGTCATTCCAGGGGACGAGCGACATCGGCTCGTTCTTCGGCGACGAATACGTCGGGGTCGACCCCGAGCGCATCGCCGCGCAGAGTCCGATGGCGGTCGTCGGGCAGGTGCGCACGCCCACCCTCGTGATGCACGCCGAGGCCGACCACCGATGCCCGCTGGAGCAGGCGACGCGCTACTACTCGGCGCTCACCCGGGCGGGGGTCCCGAGTGAGATGCTGATCTTCCCCGGCGAGAACCACGAACTCACTCGGAGCGGCCAGCCCCGGCATCGCGTCGAACGCTTCGTCGCGGTGACGCAGTGGTGGGCGCGCCACCTGCCGATCGACTGAACGGGCCGGACCTCCGACGCGTCCGGCTCAGGCGCGGCCGAAGCGGAGGGCGCGGACGATCTGGATGATCCCGAGGATCACCAGGGAGATGCCGAAGAACAGCCAGACGATGAGGGCGCCCCAGATGGGCGCGAACATCACCACGACACCGGCGACGATGCTGATGATCGCGAAGAAGATGGTCCATCCCTTCGACGACGTGTCCGACAGGGTGGACAGCGACACGATCCCCTCGACCACCCAGGTGATGCCGATCATGAGGCCGACCAGAAGAAGCAGCCAGTCGGTGGCCGCACCGAAGTTGAGGAAAGCCACGACGCCGGCGATGACGAACAGCACGCCGAGCACGATGTAGCCGATCCGCGACCAGCCGCCACGCTCACGCGAGAACGCACCGAGGCCGATGTAGACCAGTCCGGCGATGATGGCGTAGATGGCGAGCAGGAAGGTGACGACGCCGAACGCCTTCTGCGGCCAGATGAGGATGAGCAGACCGAAGATCAGCGCGATCGCGCCGACCACGCCCAGGGCGACCCGGACGGTGTTGGTGAGGGACTTCTCCGCGCTGCCGGTGGACATGACCGAACCCTTTCTGAGCGTTACCTGAGAGACTGCGCTCTCACTGTAGACCCGAGAGGGGCTCAGGGGAACGCCGACAGGCCGTCGGGTACGGGGCTCGCGGTGGTGCTCAGGCCAGGCCGGTCGCGGCCAGATAGCGCGCCTTGTGGCCGGTGCGGATGCCGGTGACGCTCGGCTTGTTCTCGTAGACGCCGGCTCCCCAGTTGCCCTCGACCAGCACCGGACCGGTGGGGGTCACCACGATGTCCCATCCCACGTACTGCACCTGAGGGACGACGCGAGCGACACGGTCGACGAACGCGACCACCTCGGCCATCATCGGCAGCGAGAAATCCGCGATCCGGAATCCGGATTCGGGATGGGTGATGTGCACGTGACCGTGGGAGTCGTAGCCGGGACCGACGGCGCGACCGTCGTCGTCGAGCATCGTGTAGAAGCCGCCGAACGACATCTGGTCGCTGACGGCGCCGCGGCCGAACTTCTGCGCCACGGCCAGGATGTGGGTGCGCTCTCCGTCGAAGAACGCCGTCACACGCGTGGTGTTGACCGTCCCCGGGCAGACCGCGGCGAGGTCGGGATGCTGCACGATGACCTCCTCGATGAGGAGCTCGCCCCGGTCGCGAAGACCGCGGTGGAACGTCGTCCAATCGTCGATGTCTGCGGCGTGGTAGCGGTGCACGCCGGTCCCGGCCTGCCCGATCGGCTCCTTGGTCACGATGGTGCCGTGACGCTCGGTGAAGGCCTGGACCTCGTCGGCGTTGTCGGACTCCACGACCATCCACTCACGGTGCAGGTGCTCGGAGAAGGCGCGATCGAACTCGATCTTGTCCTGGAACAGGTGGCGATGGTCGGGATGGTCGAAGCGCTGCGACAGCTGATTGGAGAATGGGTGCGTCATGAACGTCGCCCGCTCACGACGGGTCAGGATCGCGAAGTCGTAGTCGATGTAGTCCTGGAAGCCCACCTGGCGGAACCCTGCGGAGTAGAGCATGTCCACGACGACCGCGGGCGTCCACTTGCCGTGCTGTGCGGCGGTCTCCTTCGCACGCTCCCACACCGAGCCCACGTTGACCCTGCGCGCACGGTAGGCGAGGTAGCGAAGGCGGGACGAGAGGCCGAGACCGGTCGATGGCATGGGGACTTCCGAGTCGGGGACGACGGACCCGGATAGTCTAGAGGGGTGATGTCGGTGGATCCTCTGCGTCCGTCTGCCGAGTCCTCCCGGGGTGCCGCCGCTCCCGTCGCGGCGCCGCTGGATCCTCGACCCGTCGCCCTCATCCGGCTCGCCGCTCTCGCGCAGAATCTCCGTGACGCCCGTGAAGCGGGTTTCGCCGTCGTCGATCGCGACGTCCTGAGTGCCGACGCCTGGGGTCACGGAGCCGGCATCGTCGAGCGTGCGGTGTCTTCGGCGGGCATGGCGTGGGCGGACAGCGGGAGAGCCGGGGCGCTCGGGGGCGCCCGGCTGTTCGGCCTTCCGGGGTCGTCCGGACGGCCTGTCATGACGCTCACGGGCCGGGTGATCATGACGAAGCTGCTGCGCCGTGGGGAGGGCGTGTCCTACGGATACACCTTCCGGGCCCCCTCCGACACGACGATCGCCCTGGTGCGCGGCGGTTACGGGCAGGGCATCGTGCGCCGACTGGGCAACCGGGTGGCCGTCCGCGTCGAGGGGCGCGACGCGCCCGTCGTCGGCCGGGTGGCGATGGATGTCTGCGTGGTCGATCTCGGGCCGCGGGGAACCGTCTCGCCGGGAGCTCCGGCGGTGTTCTTCGGCGATCCCGATCAGGGAGAGCCGGCGCTGGGGTCGTGGACGGCCGCGACGGGACTGAGCGCCGACGAGATCGTCGCGATCGTCGGTGTCGCGGCTCGTCGGGAGACGTCGTGAGCGGGTCGGTGCTCGAGGTCGACCTCGACCTCCTCGCGCGGAACCTCGCCCGCGTCCGAGCGGCCATCGCGCCCGCCGAGCTCATGCTGGTGGTCAAGAACGACGCGTACGGGCACGGCGTGGAGGCCGTTGTCGCGCGTGCGCGGCGCGAGGGCGTCCGCTGGTTCGGGGGCTTCGATGTGGCCACGGGCGCGCGGGTGCGAGAGGTCGCGGGAGAGGGCGCGCGCATCTTCGTGTGGATCGCCGATACGCCCGAACAGGTCTCCGCGGCCATCGAACTGGATCTCGACATCGGGGTGGGTGATCGCCGACTCCTCGATGACGTCGCCGCGCGGCGTGGGGGACCGCGCGCCGCGCGGGTGCATCTGAAGATCGACACGGGGCTGCGCCGCAACGGCGTCCGGCCCGAGGAGTGGCCCGAGTTCGTCGAGCTCGCCGCGGCGGCCGAACGGGCGGGGAGCCTCGTCGTCGAGGGGATCTGGAGCCACATCGCCGAAGCATCCGATGAGGACGACGACATCGCCCGCGCCCGGTTCGGACAGGCCGTGCGGACGGCGGAGACGGCAGGGCTTCGGCCGCGCTGGCGCCACCTCGCTGCAAGCGCCGCGGCATTCGCCCGACCGGAGTTCCGCTACGACATCGCCCGGGTCGGGGCGTTCTGCTTCGGCATCCGTCCCGCCGGCGGGCCCGGCGAAGCCGAGCTGGGGGTGCGGCCCATCGCCCGCTGGGAGGCACCCGTCCTCGAGGTGGCAGGCGACGTGGTGCGCATCGGTGTAGGTGCGCGCGACGGGCTGTTCAGCTCACTGGCGTCGCACGCTCGGATCGCAACGCCCGGAGGAGCGCGCAGACTCCTCGCCGTCGCCGGGGCGACGTCGGACGTCGCGGCGTGGCCCGGAGCCGGGGTAGGCGATCGCGTCATCGTCTACGGCGATGCCGCCCGCGACGAAGAAACCGCGACCTCGCTCGCCGAAATGATCGGATCGATCGGCGAAGAGGTCGCGGTCCGTGTCTCGCCGCTGGTGCCCCGGCGCTACCGGGGCCTGCGATGATGGTCAGTCTTCGCTGCTGAGGCGCGCGGTCTCGTCGTGCCACGACGTGGCGACGGCACGCAGCTTCTCTTCGTACTTGCGGCCGTGGTGAGCGCAGAACAGCAGCTCGCTGCCGTTGACCTCGGCTGCGATGTAGGCCTGAGCTCCGCAGGAATCGCAGCGGTCCACCGCGGTCAGGCGGTATTCGAGGACGGCCGTCTCAGAAGGTGTCGAAAGTGTCATCGCGGTGCCTCCTCGGGAATGTGACTCTCGGCGTGGTCTCCACATACAACCACGGCATTGTTACGGTCATGCCGCGATCCGATGACCGTTCGCTGAGCGCGTACGGCGGCGCCCGTCGGTCGTGTCTGTGCAAGGCGGGGTCGGGACCCCCGGTTAGCCTTGGAGATTGTGACCGCCGCTGAGTATTCCGCCCACCACCTCCAGGTGCTCGAAGGACTCGAGGCCGTCCGCAAACGTCCGGGCATGTACATAGGCTCGACCGATGCCCGGGGGCTGATGCACTGCCTCTGGGAGATCATCGACAATGCCGTCGACGAAGCGCTCGGCGGTCATGGAGATCACATCGACGTCGTGCTCCACAGTGACGGCAGCGTCGAGGTCC is part of the Microbacterium sp. ET2 genome and harbors:
- a CDS encoding DUF7455 domain-containing protein, with the translated sequence MTLSTPSETAVLEYRLTAVDRCDSCGAQAYIAAEVNGSELLFCAHHGRKYEEKLRAVATSWHDETARLSSED
- a CDS encoding alanine racemase, encoding MSGSVLEVDLDLLARNLARVRAAIAPAELMLVVKNDAYGHGVEAVVARARREGVRWFGGFDVATGARVREVAGEGARIFVWIADTPEQVSAAIELDLDIGVGDRRLLDDVAARRGGPRAARVHLKIDTGLRRNGVRPEEWPEFVELAAAAERAGSLVVEGIWSHIAEASDEDDDIARARFGQAVRTAETAGLRPRWRHLAASAAAFARPEFRYDIARVGAFCFGIRPAGGPGEAELGVRPIARWEAPVLEVAGDVVRIGVGARDGLFSSLASHARIATPGGARRLLAVAGATSDVAAWPGAGVGDRVIVYGDAARDEETATSLAEMIGSIGEEVAVRVSPLVPRRYRGLR